One window of the Camelina sativa cultivar DH55 chromosome 1, Cs, whole genome shotgun sequence genome contains the following:
- the LOC104776801 gene encoding nudix hydrolase 16, mitochondrial — MCDLVARTGRLQQRYEHGSRLVAGCIPFRYINSEEDGNSESGKVIQVLMISSSSGPGLLFPKGGWENDETVREAAVREAVEEAGVRGTLMDFLGDYEFKSKTHQDEFSPEGLCKAAMYALHVKEELEMWPEQKTRTRTWLTIEEAVESCRHAWMKDALVDGFCKWHKEKMEKGEITDEDFK; from the exons ATGTGTGATTTGGTCGCGCGTACGGGTCGACTCCAGCAGCGTTACGAGCATGGCTCTCGTCTCGTAGCCGG GTGTATTCCGTTTAGGTACATAAACTCTGAGGAAGATGGTAATTCTGAATCTGGGAAAGTGATTCAAGTGTTGATGATCAGCTCATCTAGTGGGCCGGGTCTTTTGTTTCCCAAG GGAGGATGGGAGAATGATGAAACGGTCAGGGAGGCTGCAGTTAGGGAAGCAGTGGAAGAAGCAGGTGTCCGTGGGACTTTAATG GATTTTTTGGGAGATTATGAGTTTAAGAGCAAAACACACCAAGATGAGTTTAGCCCAGAAGGCTTATGTAAAGCAGCAATGTACGCCTTGCATGTGAAGGAAGAGCTAGAGATGTGGCCGGAACAAAAGACGAGAACACGGACTTGGCTGACAATTGAAGAAGCGGTAGAGAGTTGCAGGCACGCATGGATGAAGGACGCCTTGGTGGATGGATTCTGTAAATGGCATAAGGAGAAGATGGAAAAAGGAGAGATCACAGATGAAGATTTTAAGTAA
- the LOC104776809 gene encoding DNA-damage-repair/toleration protein DRT100-like has protein sequence MRKLVASPFSSLLVVVFISAISDVRCCSPKDQTALNAFKSSLSEPNLGIFNTWSENTDCCKGWYGISCDPDSGRVTDISLRGESEDAIFQKAGRSGYMSGSIDPAVCDLTALTSLVLADWKGITGEIPPCVTSLASLRILDLAGNRITGEIPAEIGKLSKLAVLNLAENQMSGEIPASLTSLAELKHLELTENGITGVIPADFGSLKMLSRALLGRNELTGSIPDSISGMQRLADLDLSRNHIEGPLPEWVGNMKVLSLLNLDCNSLTGPIPGSLLSNSGFGVLNLSRNALEGSIPDVFGSTTYFVSLDLSHNNLSGRIPDSLSSAKFVGHLDISHNKLCGRIPTGSPFDHLEATSFSDNQCLCGGPLMKSC, from the coding sequence ATGAGGAAGTTGGTGGCGTCGCCGTTTAGTTCATTACTCGTCGTCGTTTTCATCTCTGCTATCTCCGACGTCCGATGCTGCTCTCCTAAAGATCAGACGGCTCTCAATGCTTTCAAATCGTCACTGAGCGAACCAAACCTCGGCATCTTCAACACTTGGTCTGAAAACACTGACTGTTGCAAGGGATGGTACGGTATTAGCTGCGATCCTGATTCGGGTCGGGTCACTGATATTTCTCTCCGAGGGGAATCCGAAGACGCCATTTTCCAAAAGGCTGGCCGGTCCGGTTATATGTCCGGTTCGATTGATCCAGCGGTTTGCGACTTAACCGCACTCACTTCCCTCGTCCTCGCTGACTGGAAAGGAATCACCGGCGAGATTCCTCCGTGCGTTACCTCCTTAGCCTCTCTCCGCATCCTCGATCTCGCCGGTAACAGAATCACCGGAGAGATTCCCGCGGAAATCGGCAAACTCTCCAAACTCGCTGTTTTGAACCTCGCTGAGAATCAAATGTCCGGCGAGATTCCGGCATCGTTGACATCACTCGCCGAGTTGAAGCATCTCGAACTGACGGAGAACGGAATCACCGGCGTGATCCCGGCCGATTTCGGATCGTTGAAGATGTTGAGCAGAGCTTTACTGGGCCGTAACGAACTAACCGGGTCAATTCCAGATTCTATCTCGGGTATGCAGCGGTTAGCGGATCTGGATCTATCCAGGAACCATATCGAAGGTCCGTTACCGGAATGGGTGGGTAACATGAAGGTACTCTCACTTTTGAATCTCGATTGCAACTCGTTAACCGGTCCAATTCCCGGTTCGCTTCTTAGCAATTCCGGTTTCGGTGTTTTGAATTTGAGCCGGAATGCGTTGGAAGGATCCATACCCGACGTTTTCGGGTCTACAACGTACTTCGTGTCGCTTGATTTGTCACACAATAATCTATCGGGTCGGATCCCGGATTCGTTGTCGTCAGCTAAGTTCGTGGGCCATTTGGATATTAGTCATAACAAGCTTTGTGGGCGTATTCCAACGGGTTCTCCTTTTGATCATCTTGAAGCTACGTCGTTTAGTGACAATCAATGCTTGTGCGGTGGTCCGTTAATGAAGTCATgttga
- the LOC104776817 gene encoding probable protein phosphatase 2C 38 encodes MVSSSTILRMVVPCWRRPSVKGDHSTRNDANGRCDGLLWYKDSGNHVAGEFSMSVIQANNLLEDHSKLESGPVSLFDFGPQATFVGVYDGHGGPEAARFVNKHLFDNIRKFTSENHGMSASVITKAFLATEEDFLSLVRRQWQIKPQIASVGACCLVGIICSGLLYIANAGDSRVVLGRLEKAFKIVKAVQLSSEHNASLESVREELRSLHPDDPQIVVLKHKVWRVKGIIQVSRSIGDAYLKKAEFNREPLLAKFRVPEAFHKPILKAEPAITVHKIHPEDQFLIFASDGLWEHLTNQEAVDIVNTSPRNGIARKLIKTALREAAKKREMRYSDLKKIDRGVRRHFHDDITVIVVFLDSNLVSRSVSRRPLLSISGGGDLAGPST; translated from the exons ATGGTATCATCATCAACTATATTGCGGATGGTAGTACCATGTTGGAGACGACCTTCTGTGAAAGGTGATCATTCAACTAGAAATGACGCTAATGGTCGATGTGATGGTCTTCTTTGGTATAAAGATTCTGGTAACCATGTTGCTGGCGAGTTCTCTATGTCTGTTATCCAAGCCAATAATCTTCTTGAAGATCATAGCAAGCTTGAGTCTGGTCCCGttagtttgtttgattttggtccTCAAGCTACTTTTGTTGGTGTTTATGATGGTCATGGAGGTCCTGAAGCTGCCCGTTTTGTTAATAAACACCTCTTCGACAACATCAGGA AGTTTACATCAGAGAATCATGGTATGTCTGCCTCTGTTATAACCAAAGCGTTTTTAGCTACGGAAGAagattttctttctcttgtgcGGCGGCAGTGGCAGATTAAACCACAGATTGCTTCTGTTGGAGCTTGTTGTCTGGTAGGGATCATATGTAGTGGATTGTTGTACATTGCAAACGCTGGGGATTCTCGGGTTGTGCTAGGAAGACTGgaaaaagcttttaaaattgTCAAGGCGGTTCAGTTATCGTCCGAGCACAATGCAAGTCTTGAATCTGTGAGAGAGGAGTTGCGCTCGTTGCATCCGGATGATCCTCAGATTGTGGTCTTGAAGCACAAAGTTTGGCGTGTTAAAGGTATTATACAG GTCTCGCGGTCGATTGGTGATGCCTACTTAAAGAAAGCAGAATTCAACCGGGAACCGCTGTTGGCAAAGTTCAGGGTCCCTGAGGCTTTCCATAAGCCCATACTTAAAGCAGAGCCGGCAATAACAGTACACAAAATCCATCCAGAGGATCAGTTTCTTATATTTGCATCAGACGGCTTGTGGGAGCACTTAACTAATCAGGAAGCTGTTGACATTGTGAACACATCCCCTCGCAAC GGAATTGCAAGGAAGCTCATAAAAACAGCTCTAAGAGAGGcagcaaagaagagagagatgagatatTCGGATTTAAAAAAGATTGATAGAGGAGTGAGGAGACATTTTCATGATGATATAACAGTTATAGTTGTGTTTCTTGATTCAAATCTCGTCAGTCGCAGTGTCTCACGCCGACCTCTACTCTCCATCTCAGGCGGTGGTGACTTGGCTGGACCTTCCACTTGA